GGAAGAAGTGAGTGTTCCTATCCCCCTCCTTTAGCCATTGAACTCTAGATTTTTGGCTCCAGAAGAGCTCCTCTTCATCATAAGCTTCCTTGAGTTGCATTTTGAGAGCCTTTTTTCTTTCCTGTTTGTCCTCACACTCAATGTTTTGGAGTTCGCCCAAAAGTTTTTTAAGGctttcaattttctttctaGCATTGCCTTGGAAGTTGTTTCTCCACTTCAGAATAGCTATCCTACAGTTTGCTATCTTCCTATGCACTTTATACATATTAGAGCCTGTTTGTTCCTCCTCCCATGCCCGCTTAACTACTTGTTCCAGTCCCTTTTTTTTCAACCATCTTCTACCAAAAAAGAACCTGTTTTTGCTCCTCCCGTTTATAGGATTCGAGTCTAGCAATATCATATTGGTTTTTATTCAATGTAGAACTTATTTCTTGTTGACTTTTTCCAAGATATGTTATGCCTCGTATTGGTGTTCATTTTACATACTTTGGTCTGAATATGTTCCCGCAATTGATCATATTTGTAGcaattaaattatttaaatGTTGGACAGCATAATCTCAAGCCTAAGTAAAATTTAACTCTTAAGTCCTTGAGAATTTACAATAGCTTGCCTCTTGAGAATTTAAACTTTGCTATTTGTAATCAAATTTTCATATGTtaagtaaaaattaaaaaaaaaaaaaaaagggccatAAAAAGTGGAAAAAGTTTTGAACATTTTATCTCTAGTAGCTTTTGGATGCTCCAATTTTTGAGTCATTGCATATAATAGAAATATATGTACCTTCAACCGCATGGACTTGATTATTTCGCCAAGGTTTTAACCTTTCCGATGAGCTCAAAATTTGTACTGCAATATCTGTCGCAATTATTCCAGTTTCTTTCTTGATttaataagggataatttcagaaacctctctagaaatttctgacaatttcacctaaTTTCCCTTTCATTTGAAAAGTTACATTTACCTCCATTCtcaaggacaaaaaaaaaagctataaTAACTTTCTTAAAAGAATGACACTCATCCTAAGCAAAATTTGAAGCCAAAGTTATTATTGCCTttatttaaaaggaaaaaaaaaggtaacaATAAAGTCAAATGGCTATCAAACATTTAAAAAATTGCTACTAAGTCTTACACGGTGGGTTTTGCCCTATCATTACCATTACAAGGAAGGttagtgaaattatcccttgattTTAACATTATTGTTgatatttgattaaaaaaatgttCTTGTTTATACTTCTTTTTATTCAGGGCAATCTCTCCTTTTTCTGATATTTAATACACCGATAAAATTCAGCTGTCTTTGGAAGTGCGTACGTGCGTAGAATTCATCTCGTTCCACTGTCAATCTACTACTTTTAACCATCGGGACATATTTTCTTGGTCACAAATTAATCCTACTCTTTTTGTACTAgtaccttttcttttttactaaTGCCACGTCAAGCGCACGAGCTATAAAATGGATATGTGCAAATGGGTAATTCTTTGGTTTTGATTTCGGTAAAAAGACAATTTATCCGTTTTTCCCATCATTGAATGATGGAAGAAGCGATATGTGATGATGGGAGAAAATTCCCAATTACAAAAATATGAGTACACTCTGTGATCGCTTTATTTGCCTTTTCCCTCATTCAATAAAAAAACTATGAATAAATTTATACCTTGGCTTTTAAGACAAGTCACCTGTTAATTTTCTCAAAAGCCcacaaatgttttttttttttttaaagtaaaaacCACAGACTATATATGCATTGACATAAGCTTATAcggaaatttagaaaaaaaaaaaagatttaagcTTATAGGGTGTACAGACTGCAACTTCCGAATTTGCTCGATTtatttgaaccaaaaaaaaaaaaggatgctATTTATATGTGCaaacattttatttaattatttatctgTTTTATGCGTAAGAGTATACATTGCATGACCATGCAATTGGCTTTGCGTATCCCTGgatcatattttgattttcgaCTGAACATGTGATATTTAGACAACCATCACTAATGCTCAATAATTAATCTTAAGTGTCTAACTTCAAAATATTGATGAATAAGTAAAAAATCGGAGGACAACTACTAATTTAAAGATTGAAAATTTCGAAATTCAGCGACTAAGTTGTGACACAAAAATTAGCGTGCAAAGtatcaaaaaaggaaaaaatagtaTGCCATAGTGCAAATTAGTAGTAAGTTGAATTGATTCAAAGTATCCCCTAATCCATATTTTATACATCATCTTCGGGGGCTAATCTGCCAACCAAATAAGGATAGTCAAAATTATTAAAGGAAAACTTTAAGCGCTTATTTTTAAGTGTTTGAACTAGTGGATGCTTTCAAACCCGACCGGAGACCAAGTCAATCtctttagttgttttgacttacttCTTTACCAAAACTTGATCCGACCAAAAAGCTTAGAATGGTCCTTTgaagtaatttttcttttctgcaCTAGTCTAGATGTAATGACagacatccttggcaaatgacCTAACCTAtcatatttttaagtttttaacaGCAAAAAATGTTCTAAGTATATTAGTTGTGCACGAAGTATGAGGAAGTATTACTTGAACTACTATTCCGTCATATGCTTAGATGCCCTGGATATGGTATAATGATAATCCGACCTAAACATCTCTACTCCTGTCCCTCTCACGTGTGATTCGATTTTAACTGAGCGTTGTTCTTAAGCTTTCTGTGTTAAATCATATTTGGATATGCAGTTTGTGCTTTAATTATGCTGAAAGGTAGTTATTGGCttggttttatggagtaatttttttaattgcttAAGAGTTGAAGTGAATGTTATGCCGCTTTCTTAGGGGCATTTGCATTTACGGTCACTAATTACGTTTTGCTTTACTGGTGAAAGATGAGGGCTTTTTTGGATGGTCACATCAGGAAATTAATCTTAAGGTTACCTTTTGGGCTGAATGTTATTACTCAAGATTGGGATTTATATTTGTCCTACAGATTAGGACATTGTGTGGTGTTGAACATGATGATTTGAAGAGGCTGTTTTTTGTGTCAAAATCGATAAGAGAAGCGGTAAGCTTTTATACATCTCTATGaattaaattaatttaaaatttgagtGCTTTCTTCAACATGTCTTGAGCATTGGTTGATTTTGATTTGGATTTCTTAAACAAAAATGCAGACTTTGATTGCAAAGCGATGGCATTTTGCAGATAGCACCCCCAAGAAGACACTCGGATTTCCAAATGctattgattttgaaaatgtgGATGAGTTAATGATTGAACAAGCTCCAAGGCAAGTGAGAATTCCGAGGGCTCGATTGAGCAGCAAGAAGTTGGCTGACATTTCCGTGACCTTATATACTTCTGCTGGCGAACAGAATTGGCTGCGAAGAGAGCTATTTGTGGCAATGGATGCAGAAATATGAGTTGAATGATTTATGAAGATCCAGAACGGTCTTCTTCTTGTTGTACAATTTGGTAACTTCTTGGTTAAGCGAAATAGATAGAAGACAGAAAGAAAATCTGACGTGCGTATCATATTTTTTGATAGTTTGTACATGACAAAACAAATCCATGCAGGCCCATTTTCGTCAATTCTTTCATTGAAGATAGGATTGGCTTGTTTATACTTTGTTTGTACATGTAGAAGAAATGGTTTAGGGATTTCATTTAAGGAGCTGTAGTGGCCCTTTTTGTTCTCATAAGCGTGTATATACGAGCCTCCAAGCTCTTTGGTGGTACTTATTCGAATGGGTTGGATGAATACATCTCTGCCAAGCTGATTTTGCAATTTGATTGTTGTTCTGTTTTCCCTACACACAATGCTGTTCTTCTTCCTCAAAAGTGATTGCTACGGTGCAGTAGAACTATGTAAGAGATTATTCTTGGCCAATTCGAGACGTCAGCTGAGATTCTTGTTTCATTTAGGATATGTACTAGATTTTTTTCGCCCTTTTATGTTCTGCATTAATGCATCTGTGTCTGAACTCTGTTGATTCTATTTGGTCGATACCTTTTCAGCAATCAGGTGATGGGGCTACCTGTTGATTTCTTGTTGAAATTATCAGTATTAAATCCTTTTGTTTTCGGGGGCGGTTATCACCAAGACTGTCAGGCAGCGATTAGTACACtatgaaaaggaaaatggaggaGCTACCATTATGTTTATTTCCATTCCCTACTTGTTTTGGCGAGCGGCGTCTTCAGAGAACATGGAGTTTGCGCTTTCTgcattaataataaaataagatGTTAATTTCCTATTCTCGTACCTAGGATTTCATTGAGGATCTGGCTGTATCGGAGGTAATGTTTTGAGGGAAGCTAGCTGGAATCCTTGAAACCTTAATTACAGGATGAAAATTTGCGCCGAAATGATCTGTTTAGTGGATGTTGTTGCAGCTATGAAGGAAATCAAGTAATTGGTGAATGGATAAGTAGTTCAAAGTTTGGGAGAAAGGAAGTTGACTTATTCAGTCGGATAGATAATTCAAATATGGTTTTAAAATTCAACAATATACTTATTCTCCATAAAAGATATCTGTTAGTACATGGGTGTCAGGGATTGTTAACAAAGATAGAAGAATGATATTTGGatatatttttcttctcttttgctTGTGAATAAAAACGAAAACAAGAAGGTTAAATTTTTTTCTCGCCATTTTTAATCTCCTAATATGGGGAGTTCCAATCATCAATGGTTGTATGTCCTGTTATTGCAGAGTAAAGCACCAACACAGCGTCTAGTTGGATTTGCAATTCTCCACCAGGCGTATTCTTCCCAGCAGCCTAGTTCTAACCCGTTCAGTTTTGTGCTTGTGAATGTAAGCATGCATATGTCTTCtcctcattgcatttgttgttcTCAGGATTTTGTTTGTGCTCTATTAATGGTCAATTTTAAATAATCATGCACTGTGTAAGATTGTTCATCTATGCAGTATGCACATCAAGTGcatttttgacttgtttattcAGTGATAGTAGAAAGCTGACAGTATTTTCAGTTAACTTTTATACGGAGTGCTAAGAATTATTGGACTGTCTGCTGTATGAAATACTGAGTGTAGTGAATTTAGATAACCACATGAACCTGGTGTGGAGGCCTATTCATTACTGTGGGAAAGACTTCTTTTCAGAGCCTATTTTTGCTTCTAGAATAAGAAATCGTTGACAAATTAATAGTAACAAATCCTTTTTTTTACTATTACGTATATCACTGTGGGCTGACACCAAGAAAGCTGCCAGTATGTTATTTTATAGGCATATCGATGTGTTCTATGTGTTAATTTCCTGAATGTGAGTGTTCTTTTGTTTGGTTATCAGGAACTTGTGGAGAATAATCCTGTCATAGCAGTTGAAGTTCTCATTAAGCCTGCAAATTCACCTGAAATTGAAGAGTATGTTCATCTTTTTACGTTATACTATAAGAAACTTAATCTTATTAGTGTTCcgacaacaaattttttttatgaaatgcAGGTATTTTACTGTTCTTGTCAGTATGGATATGAGCCTTCATTCAATGGAAGTGGTTAACAGGCTTACTACAGCTGTCGAACTACCAACTGAATTTATTCACTTGTATATA
The genomic region above belongs to Coffea arabica cultivar ET-39 chromosome 7c, Coffea Arabica ET-39 HiFi, whole genome shotgun sequence and contains:
- the LOC140010672 gene encoding F-box protein SKIP27-like yields the protein MRKYYLNYYSVICLDALDMIRTLCGVEHDDLKRLFFVSKSIREATLIAKRWHFADSTPKKTLGFPNAIDFENVDELMIEQAPRQVRIPRARLSSKKLADISVTLYTSAGEQNWLRRELFVAMDAEI